The following are encoded in a window of Microbacterium sp. LWO13-1.2 genomic DNA:
- the ahcY gene encoding adenosylhomocysteinase: MSELEYRVADLSLAGAGRHQLRLAENEMPGLMALREEFGDAQPLKGARIAGSLHMTVQTAVLIETLTALGAEVRWASCNIFSTQDEAAAAVVVGPTGTADAPAGVPVFAWKGESLEEYWACTDRIFDWSSSGQVGPNLILDDGGDATLLVHRGVAFEKAGVVPDAAASDPHEYTVILDLLRRSLAADPTRWTRIAADLIGVTEETTTGVHRLYELAASSDLLFPAINVNDSVTKSKFDNKYGIRHSLPDGLNRATDVLIGGKVAFVCGYGDVGKGAAEALRGQGARVIVSEVDPICALQAAMDGFQVARLLDVADVVDIVVTGTGNRDVVTTEHLLALKHLAIVANVGHFDNEIDMAGLETLEGAEKVEIKPQVHEWRLPNGRSVLVLSEGRLMNLGNATGHPSFVMSASFTNQVLAQLELYTNIDAYPTGVYTLPKALDEKVAHLHLDALGVRLTRLTDAQAAYIGVPVDGPYKLDHYRY, from the coding sequence ATGTCTGAGCTCGAGTATCGTGTGGCCGACCTGTCTCTCGCTGGAGCGGGGCGGCACCAGCTCCGTCTCGCAGAGAACGAGATGCCTGGACTCATGGCGCTGCGGGAGGAGTTCGGTGACGCGCAGCCGCTGAAGGGCGCGCGGATCGCCGGGTCCCTGCACATGACCGTGCAGACCGCAGTCCTGATCGAGACGCTCACCGCGCTCGGCGCCGAGGTGCGCTGGGCGAGCTGCAACATCTTCTCGACCCAGGACGAGGCGGCCGCGGCGGTCGTCGTCGGTCCGACGGGCACGGCGGATGCTCCCGCCGGCGTCCCCGTGTTCGCATGGAAGGGCGAGTCGCTCGAGGAGTACTGGGCGTGCACCGACCGCATCTTCGACTGGTCGTCGTCCGGTCAGGTGGGGCCGAACCTCATCCTCGATGACGGAGGAGACGCGACGCTGCTCGTGCACCGCGGCGTCGCCTTCGAGAAGGCGGGCGTTGTTCCGGATGCCGCGGCATCCGATCCGCACGAGTACACGGTCATCCTCGACCTGCTCCGACGCTCGCTCGCAGCCGACCCGACGCGCTGGACACGGATCGCGGCCGATCTCATCGGCGTCACCGAGGAGACCACGACCGGGGTGCACCGGCTCTACGAGCTCGCGGCGTCGAGCGACCTGCTCTTCCCCGCGATCAATGTCAACGACTCCGTCACCAAGAGCAAGTTCGACAACAAGTACGGGATCAGGCACTCCCTGCCGGACGGCCTGAATCGCGCCACCGACGTGTTGATCGGCGGCAAGGTCGCCTTCGTCTGCGGGTACGGCGACGTCGGCAAGGGCGCGGCCGAGGCGCTACGAGGGCAGGGTGCGCGCGTCATCGTCAGCGAGGTCGATCCGATCTGCGCGCTGCAGGCGGCCATGGACGGCTTCCAGGTGGCGCGGCTTCTCGATGTCGCTGACGTCGTCGACATCGTCGTGACCGGCACCGGCAACCGCGACGTGGTCACCACCGAGCACCTGCTCGCGCTGAAGCACCTCGCGATCGTCGCGAACGTCGGCCACTTCGACAACGAGATCGACATGGCGGGCCTTGAGACGCTCGAGGGCGCCGAGAAGGTCGAGATCAAGCCGCAGGTGCACGAGTGGCGGCTGCCGAACGGACGCAGCGTCCTGGTCCTCAGCGAGGGCCGCCTGATGAACCTCGGCAACGCCACCGGGCACCCGTCGTTCGTCATGAGCGCGTCGTTCACCAACCAGGTGCTCGCGCAGCTCGAGCTGTACACGAACATCGACGCGTACCCGACGGGCGTCTACACGCTGCCGAAGGCGCTCGATGAGAAAGTCGCGCACCTCCACCTCGACGCGCTCGGCGTGCGGCTGACGCGACTCACCGACGCGCAGGCGGCCTACATCGGTGTGCCGGTCGACGGTCCGTACAAGCTGGACCACTACCGGTACTGA
- a CDS encoding DUF3499 family protein, translated as MDGRLCSKVACAREAVATITYEYGDKMAALGPLGAANHPHAHDLCSPHADRVSVPAGWLIVRHEALRA; from the coding sequence ATGGACGGACGACTCTGCTCGAAGGTCGCGTGCGCGCGTGAGGCCGTAGCGACGATCACGTATGAATACGGCGACAAGATGGCCGCGCTCGGGCCGCTGGGCGCCGCCAATCACCCTCATGCGCACGACCTGTGCTCTCCGCACGCCGATCGGGTCTCCGTGCCGGCGGGCTGGCTCATCGTCCGGCACGAGGCGCTCCGCGCCTGA
- a CDS encoding DUF5719 family protein, which produces MSGTRAFRVVTTSARVLTGTLVAAACVVGVVVAVAAPWPTIESTPAQADVTPLPGDAVLVCSGDFRAIGRVPSDPLKMDSAGTPRLTVDGSAGVPESTPLAMPELDQAGELHKLTGVVEGRSAPLIGAAESVTLAETDLSGLAAAPCREALTESWLIGGSVATGTEDIVTLTNPGDVAATVTLTVFGDKRSSSNVIVPPATQVALPLASIASGNQAPVIHMSSTGSPVRAMMQSSLTRTLDPAGIDLQDAVAGPQLHPVIPGVQVFPVDGDDSEMAVLRILAPDADAQAQVTVRPVGESSAVATEFLVPLTADVPAQVSLGDLGAGSYTVEVDADSPVLAAVRQQDGQGRGADFAWVTPAPEIDAEVLVAVPSGPNPQLLITGNADAESTVAIETAEGGDPQTILVPAGGSIAVPVDARSVYTVRPSGPVHLAVTMTATGALAAWPVWPGAGAEQSITVYP; this is translated from the coding sequence ATGAGCGGGACCCGGGCTTTCCGTGTCGTGACGACCAGCGCCCGCGTGCTCACCGGAACGCTGGTCGCCGCAGCATGCGTCGTCGGAGTGGTGGTGGCCGTCGCTGCTCCCTGGCCGACCATCGAGAGCACCCCGGCGCAGGCCGATGTGACGCCTCTTCCCGGCGATGCCGTGCTGGTGTGCAGCGGTGACTTCCGCGCCATCGGCCGCGTTCCCAGCGACCCGCTGAAGATGGACTCGGCAGGAACGCCGCGGCTCACCGTCGACGGCTCGGCCGGTGTGCCGGAATCCACACCTCTGGCGATGCCGGAACTCGACCAGGCGGGCGAGCTCCACAAACTCACGGGCGTCGTCGAAGGGCGCAGCGCGCCACTGATCGGCGCGGCCGAGTCCGTGACACTCGCCGAGACCGACCTCTCCGGTCTGGCCGCGGCGCCCTGCCGCGAGGCCCTCACCGAATCGTGGCTGATCGGAGGCAGCGTCGCCACCGGTACCGAGGACATCGTGACTCTCACCAACCCCGGCGACGTGGCGGCGACGGTCACGCTCACGGTCTTCGGTGACAAGCGGAGCTCGTCCAACGTGATCGTTCCGCCGGCGACGCAGGTCGCACTGCCCCTCGCATCGATCGCCTCAGGGAACCAGGCGCCGGTGATCCACATGTCATCGACCGGCTCCCCGGTTCGCGCGATGATGCAGTCCTCGCTCACCCGCACGCTGGACCCGGCCGGCATCGACCTGCAGGATGCCGTCGCCGGCCCACAGCTGCATCCCGTGATTCCCGGTGTCCAGGTCTTCCCGGTCGACGGCGACGACTCGGAGATGGCAGTGCTGCGGATACTTGCGCCGGATGCCGATGCGCAGGCGCAGGTCACGGTGCGTCCGGTGGGGGAGTCCTCCGCGGTCGCGACGGAGTTCCTCGTCCCGCTCACCGCCGATGTGCCGGCGCAGGTGTCTCTCGGAGATCTCGGAGCGGGCTCGTACACCGTCGAGGTCGATGCGGACTCACCCGTCCTCGCCGCTGTTCGGCAGCAGGACGGTCAGGGACGCGGTGCTGACTTCGCATGGGTCACTCCCGCGCCGGAGATCGACGCCGAGGTGCTCGTGGCCGTGCCGTCTGGGCCGAACCCGCAGCTGCTGATCACCGGCAACGCGGATGCCGAGTCGACGGTCGCCATCGAAACAGCGGAGGGCGGGGATCCTCAGACGATCCTCGTGCCGGCCGGGGGTTCGATCGCTGTGCCGGTCGACGCACGCTCCGTCTACACGGTACGGCCGTCAGGGCCGGTGCACCTCGCGGTGACGATGACAGCGACCGGTGCGCTCGCCGCCTGGCCGGTGTGGCCGGGTGCTGGAGCAGAGCAGAGCATCACGGTCTATCCCTGA